The region ACGATAGCCTGATTGTACTGCTCAAGGTAGATTTCTTTGCGGCTTTCCAGTTCTTCTTTTGTGAAGACGCTGTACTTTGTGAACATTTCAACTGATTCAGGTGCAGTAATAGCAGGAATTGCTTCAGCAGAAGTTGGCAGGTTAGGTAGTCCACGGACTTCTGTTGCTTCTTTATGCCATTCAGCGGAGTAACCGTCACCGTCAAAGAGAATGGAGCTATGCTTGTCCATAATATCTTTGATTACTTTCTGAACTGCTCCGTTGAGTTTAGATGGGTCACCTTTGGTTGCATTTTCAAGTTCAGTTGCAATATAATCCAAAGATTCAGCCATCATTGTGTTCAACGCAACCTGAGGTCCGGCAATGGATGCATTTGAACCTACGGCTCTGAATTCAAAGCGGTTACCTGTGAAAGCAAATGGGCTTGTGCGGTTACGGTCGCCTGCATCTCTTGGAAGAGTAGGCAATGTGTCTACGCCGACTTTCAGGAATCCTGAACTTGTTGGGGTAGGTGAGTTGCCTTCCTGAATTTTTTTGAAAATTTCAGTTAAGTGTTTTCCAAGGAAAATGGACATGATTGCTGGAGGTGCTTCGTTAGCACCGAGACGATGGTCGTTGCTTGCAGAAGCTACAACTGCACGGAGAAGTTTGCTGTGAGTATGAACTGCACGGATAGTAGCAGCGCAGAAAATCAGGAACTGAGCATTTTCATGAGGATTTTCGCCTGGATTGAAAAGACTACCGTGTCCTTCACAACTTAGGGAATAGTTGAGATGCTTACCGGAACCATTGATACCTGCGAATGGTTTTTCGTGTAGCAGACAAACCATACCATGCTTTTTAGCAATGGATTTGAGGGTGGTCATAAGCATCTGGTTATGGTCAGTAGCGAGGTTTGCATGTTCGTAAACAGGTGCAATTTCAAACTGTCCGGGAGCAACTTCGTTGTGACGAGTTTTTACTGGTACACCAAGTTTGTATAGTTCGTGTTCAACATCCATCATAAAAGATAAGACGCGGCGTGGAATTGCGCCAAAGTAATGATCGTCAAGTTCCTGTCCTTTCGCTGGCTTAGCTCCGAAAAGAGTTCTGCCGGAAAGCTGAAGGTCAGGGCGTGCGAAATAGAAGTTTCTATCTACAAGGAAGTATTCCTGCTCTGGGCCAGCGTTAGAAATAACGCGGTTTCCTGATTTATCACCGAAAAGATTCAAAATGCGCTGAGCCTGTTTATCCACAACCTGGTTTGCTCTGAGAAGAGGAGTCTTTTTGTCGAGAGCTTCCCCTTTCCAAGAAATAAATGCAGTTGGAATACAAAGGAAAGTTCCATTAGGATTTTCCAGAATATATGCAGGGCTTGTTACGTCCCATGCTGTGTATCCACGAGCTTCAAAAGTTGTGCGCAGTCCGCCGTTTGGAAAGCTGGATGCGTCAGGTTCACCCTGAATGAGAAGCTTGCCTTCAAATTCAGAGATAGCACTTCCTTTGCCGTCAGGGCTGAGGAAACCGTCATGTTTTTCAGCAGTTAAGCCAGTAAGAGGATAGAATACATGAGTATAATGAGTCGCACCTTTTTCCATTGCCCATTCTTTCATTGCGTAAGCAACTGAATCGGCAATTGAAGGATCTATAGCTTCGCCTTTTTCGATAGTTTTTCTGAGAGATTTGTAAATAACTTTAGGAAGTCTCTCTTTCATTACTTTATCGTTAAAAACGTTACAGCCGAATAGATCTGTCGGTTTCATGTCCGCAAAGTTCAGCGGGGTTGCTGGTGGAGTATAGTTAGTTACTGCTGTGATTGCGTTCTGACGGGACTGGTTTGAACTCATTTCAAAAAGCTCCTTGAGATTATTTAAAATTAACCTCCGTTTTCACGGAGTATTTGGTACTTATTTGCAAAACATGATTTTTATAAAAGCAGAGAATGTGCCTAAATGTATAAACATATAAATAACAACATGTTATTTGGTTTTGATGTTTTTTTGTTAATCGTATTTTTACGAAAATGTTAAAAATAGGCTATGGATAAGCCTTGAAAGATACATTAATGTCATATTTTTTGAAATTGATCTCAAAATTGTAAGTCTACGGTTATTGGAATTTATTTTCAAATATGTCTAAGAGCTTTAGTAACTATAAAGATAGCTAGTTATCTGAAACGCATAAGCTTTATTATGTTATTTTTTAGTGAATTGAAATGTTAAAAATAAATTTAATTATGTTTATTTTTTAAATTTTGAATCCTGTTATGTCTTTTTCAGTTGTTCTTGAAATCTTGAATTTTTGAAATATTAGTGTTAATAATTAAAAATTACGTATAATTTATGAGTGTTTTTTGAAACATCCGGATCAATCTTCAGTTGTTAATAGTGAAGATCTTAAAAAAAACAATGCCAGTTTAGGGGGTTTTATGAAAAAATTATTGTCAATTTGTGTTGCTACTCTGCTAACTGTTTTGATGGTTGGATCAGCTTTTGCTGATAAGTTAACTGTTGCTTGTGATACCAGTTTTCCTCCTTTTGAGTTCAAAGATCCTGCAACAGGAACACATACTGGATTTGATGTTCAGCTTTGGGATGCAATTGCAAAAAAAATTGGAGCTG is a window of Desulfovibrio sp. UCD-KL4C DNA encoding:
- a CDS encoding glutamine synthetase III, with the protein product MSSNQSRQNAITAVTNYTPPATPLNFADMKPTDLFGCNVFNDKVMKERLPKVIYKSLRKTIEKGEAIDPSIADSVAYAMKEWAMEKGATHYTHVFYPLTGLTAEKHDGFLSPDGKGSAISEFEGKLLIQGEPDASSFPNGGLRTTFEARGYTAWDVTSPAYILENPNGTFLCIPTAFISWKGEALDKKTPLLRANQVVDKQAQRILNLFGDKSGNRVISNAGPEQEYFLVDRNFYFARPDLQLSGRTLFGAKPAKGQELDDHYFGAIPRRVLSFMMDVEHELYKLGVPVKTRHNEVAPGQFEIAPVYEHANLATDHNQMLMTTLKSIAKKHGMVCLLHEKPFAGINGSGKHLNYSLSCEGHGSLFNPGENPHENAQFLIFCAATIRAVHTHSKLLRAVVASASNDHRLGANEAPPAIMSIFLGKHLTEIFKKIQEGNSPTPTSSGFLKVGVDTLPTLPRDAGDRNRTSPFAFTGNRFEFRAVGSNASIAGPQVALNTMMAESLDYIATELENATKGDPSKLNGAVQKVIKDIMDKHSSILFDGDGYSAEWHKEATEVRGLPNLPTSAEAIPAITAPESVEMFTKYSVFTKEELESRKEIYLEQYNQAIVTEAALTIKIAKTQIFPSAVRYQKELAETCANMKSIGVPFTTDVLEEVTDDLRKMQAAIVNLQKIMDNNTEEDVAKQAHYMCYTALPAMLEVRKYADCLENVVADDLWSLPSYSEMLFIK